Proteins from a genomic interval of Trifolium pratense cultivar HEN17-A07 linkage group LG6, ARS_RC_1.1, whole genome shotgun sequence:
- the LOC123888456 gene encoding F-box/kelch-repeat protein At3g23880-like, translated as MDIPPPSCITYDLITEILLLLSVKTMMRLKSVSKSWNTLISDPTFIEQHLKKSLQNPQLILISDPSSGVVSFPMDRLLQNPSSTDSCLSFPMHRLLQNPSSTDSCLFRGSMNNCQVIGSYNGLLCLLFKENGWEYQEYQFVLWNPATGTISLKVGTLKDSSAGSPFKFTFGCDISTGTYKVVALAKKCKELEVRVFSFGGSDWKNIQSFPIKDHEINDGVHLSGTINWLALSKYMQQFNQYGWISNHIIVNAKQSVIFSLNLSTETYTQILLPSGLDEVSMSFPPTLGVLTDCLCFLHDWKPTQCVIWLMKEFGVQESWTQLFRMDYCKINHHHPYLLGFSICPLRPLYLSKDEDTLIFAEYINDLAIIYSKRDMRVERIRNSHKMYWFTAMNYVESLVSTV; from the coding sequence ATGGATATACCGCCGCCGTCATGTATTACATACGATCTCATAACCGAGATCCTACTTCTGCTTAGTGTTAAAACCATGATGCGACTCAAATCTGTGAGCAAGTCATGGAACACTCTCATCTCCGATCCAACCTTCATCGAACAACACCTTAAGAAGTCATTACAAAACCCACAGCTTATATTAATCTCCGATCCTTCGAGTGGCGTCGTTTCCTTCCCGATGGATCGTTTACTTCAGAACCCATCCAGCACCGATTCTTGCCTTTCCTTCCCGATGCATCGTTTACTTCAGAACCCATCCAGCACCGATTCTTGCCTTTTCCGCGGTTCAATGAACAACTGTCAGGTCATTGGTTCCTACAACGGATTGCTTTGCTTGCTTTTCAAAGAAAACGGGTGGGAGTACCAGGAGTACCAGTTCGTTTTATGGAACCCTGCCACTGGAACAATATCTTTAAAAGTAGGGACTCTTAAAGACTCTTCCGCTGGAAGCCCTTTCAAGTTCACTTTTGGTTGTGATATTTCAACCGGAACTTACAAGGTGGTAGCCCTTGCAAAAAAGTGTAAAGAACTTGAGGTTAGAGTTTTCAGTTTCGGTGGTAGTGATTGGAAAAATATTCAAAGTTTCCCTATAAAAGATCACGAAATTAATGATGGTGTACATTTGAGTGGTACTATTAACTGGTTGGCTCTTTCCAAATACATGCAACAATTTAATCAATATGGTTGGATCTCGAATCATATTATTGTTAATGCTAAACAATCTGTGATTTTTTCACTTAATCTATCAACGGAGACATACACACAAATTTTGCTTCCTTCGGGTTTGGATGAGGTGTCGATGTCCTTTCCGCCAACTCTTGGGGTGCTAACGGACTGCCTTTGTTTTTTGCACGATTGGAAACCAACCCAATGTGTTATATGGCTTATGAAGGAGTTTGGAGTTCAAGAATCTTGGACTCAATTATTTAGAATGGACTACTGCAAAATCAACCATCATCATCCATATTTGTTGGGATTCAGTATTTGTCCATTGCGGCCATTGTACCTTTCTAAGGATGAAGATACACTGATATTTGCTGAATATATAAATGACCTGGCAATTATCTATAGTAAGAGAGATATGAGAGTCGAGAGAATTAGAAATTCCCACAAAATGTATTGGTTTACTGCCATGAACTACGTCGAAAGCTTGGTTTCTACTGTTTGA